GGAGTTGCTCTACGGCTTTGCCGATGCGGAAGACGGTCGGGTCGTCATAGGTGTGGCCGACGATCTGGACGCCGGTCGGAAGGCCCCAACTGGAGTGGCCGCTTGGCACGTTGAGGACGGGGCAACGGTTGCTGATGTTGAAGGGCAGCGTCATGGTCGCCCACAGCGGCTCGCCGTGGTCCTCGCCGTTCACCACCAGACGCCCCAGGAGATCGTCTCCGGCGGGCAGTCCCGGAACGGCCGTGGTCGGACAGATCAGGGCGTCGAAGGGGGCAATCGCCTCAGCCAGTTCGCGCTGCAGCCGGGTCTCGACGCGCAGGCCGTCGAGGTAGGTGACCTGCTCACGGGCGACGGCCATGGTGTCGGCGAAGGCTGCCGCGTACGGCGACATCCGGTCGCGGTGCTCGGCTTCGATCTCGCGGACGAGGGCGCCGAAGATCGTGGAGAAGTGTGCGGCGGCACTGATGAGGAGGTCGTCCTTGGTCCACGGGAGTTCGATCTCCTCGACGATCGCGCCCGCGTCGGTGAGGGCGCTGGCGACGGCGCGGGTGTTGGCCTCGATCTCCGGGTGGACGTCGTAGGCACCCAGGCGCAGGCACAGGGCGATGCGCATCCCGGCGACCGCGTCGTACTCGGTCGGCAGGACGAGTTTCGGGCGCAGCGACACGTGGTCGCGCGGGTCGGGGCCTGCCAGGACGTTGGCGAAGGTGATGCAGTCGTCGACGGTGCGTGCCATGGGGCCGTCGCCGCGGTAGTGGTCGGCGGACAGCGGTGCGACGCCGGGTATCCGGCCGTACGGGGCCTTGTACCCGACGGTGCCGGTGAAGGCGGCGGGGATGCGGGTCGAGCCGCCGATGTCGGAGGCGGAGGCGAGCAGCGCGGTACCGGCGGCGAGGCAGGCGCCCGCGCCGCCGGACGAGCCGCCGGGGGTGAAGTCGGGGTTCCACGGATTGCGGGTGACGCCCCACAGGCGGCTGTGGGTGAAGGTGGCGATGGAGAACTCGGAGGTGGCGGTGCGGGCGTGGACGATGCCGCCCGCGTCGAGGATCCGGTCGATGACCGGGGCGTTCTCGGTCGCGGTGTTGCCGACGTTGACGAGGGAGCCCTCGGTGAGGGAACGCCCGGCGATGGCGTGCTTCTCCTTGGTGGCGACCGGGATGCCTTCCAGCGGGCGCGGCGTCAGGCCGCCCTTGCCGAGGAAGCGGTCCTCGGCGTGCCGGGCCTGTTGGAGTGCCTCGTCGAAGAGCTGCTCGGTGAAGGCGTTGACGACCGGTTCGGTCTGTTCCGCGCGGGCGATGACCGCGTGCATCAGCTCCACCGGGGAGAGCTCGCCGGCGTCGAAGAGCCGTCGCGCCTCGGTGGCGCTGAGGTAGGCGAGATCGGCACCGGCGTCGTTCGGGTTCATACGGACTTCCTTACGGATAAAGGGACTTCACGGACGAGGGTGGGTAGGGGCTGTCAGCCGAGCAGTCGTTTGAGCGCGGCGTTGATCCAGGCCGTCGCCTCCCCTGCGGCATGGCTGAGGTGGTCCATGCCGTAGAAGCCGTGGACGAGGCCGTCGAACCGCCGGTGCGCGACGCGTACGCCGGCGCCCCGCAGCGCTTCGGCGTACGCGTCTCCCTCATCACGCAGCGGGTCGTACTCCGCGGTGGCCACGACGGCCGGAGCGAGCCCGGACAGGTCCTTCGCCCGCAGGGGTGCGACCCGCGGGTCGGCGCCGAACGCGGCGGAGGCAGGATCGGAGGGGCTGACGCCGAGGTACTGCTCGAAGAACCAGTGCAGTTCTGTGGTGGTGAGGAAGTAGCCTTCGCCGTTCTCGGCCCGCGACGGGTAAGCGCCGGACA
The DNA window shown above is from Streptomyces sp. NBC_01445 and carries:
- a CDS encoding amidase is translated as MNPNDAGADLAYLSATEARRLFDAGELSPVELMHAVIARAEQTEPVVNAFTEQLFDEALQQARHAEDRFLGKGGLTPRPLEGIPVATKEKHAIAGRSLTEGSLVNVGNTATENAPVIDRILDAGGIVHARTATSEFSIATFTHSRLWGVTRNPWNPDFTPGGSSGGAGACLAAGTALLASASDIGGSTRIPAAFTGTVGYKAPYGRIPGVAPLSADHYRGDGPMARTVDDCITFANVLAGPDPRDHVSLRPKLVLPTEYDAVAGMRIALCLRLGAYDVHPEIEANTRAVASALTDAGAIVEEIELPWTKDDLLISAAAHFSTIFGALVREIEAEHRDRMSPYAAAFADTMAVAREQVTYLDGLRVETRLQRELAEAIAPFDALICPTTAVPGLPAGDDLLGRLVVNGEDHGEPLWATMTLPFNISNRCPVLNVPSGHSSWGLPTGVQIVGHTYDDPTVFRIGKAVEQLRTWAYTPNRRPSVQPTPLVQSATD